A genomic segment from Polyangium mundeleinium encodes:
- a CDS encoding CHAT domain-containing protein yields the protein MSKEQDPRIEDLARRAREREENELAELLRPLDKAERSALADAVFATIDAKRAPEEARPAPVVPIERPTKAGVRRRFGFVGALIAAALGALALFVLLRRDAPAPIAAYTLSVEGGNQAERGDRPPEDVVIRLDPASRLSLALRPESPVAGAIAVRGFLVREGAARAWEPPMVVGAGGVVRIEGTAAALFGDVPEGAWDVVLLVGRPEALPDEATLAKAAASGENLAGLSTHRLRITLSRPRGALGGGGENEGAPKHRASPCAAVPAEVLPDALVQAEAARKRGELDRASSLVEGVLVQGAPDARRAAIRQKARILMATRGRFDEAATLFREAITQDHAAGRLADALDDTFALSYGLLLDKRAFGEARALLDGLGPLLSACPEGAPKAAYYKGLLGIETGDLRAALASFSAAAAGAERLGLDAYRSAVLEQEAEVLAVLGRHEEAAARLGQARALAGPSADACRRAQLASNAGWIALRASARSGRGLDEAKRGLEEALVITREGCPAGLGNVLVNLALVEHERGRGEEARARLEEAKRAGGWAELGGWQRMIEARLLLSEGKAKDALAVHEALRAEGERLLLPELVFEGALGRAEALAALGQRGEARAAFVEAETALAAWGRGVPLGEGRGSFLSARQRGARLWVEFLLREAERGDARAAREAMEAARRSLAGFVQAFHWVNRVGVLPAEARRRWDEAVAAYRHERAVLEEKAAARGPGAGGLEPERAALRGALDRALAALGAGEAQDAAPPLSVPAAEEALFVVHPAHEGLAGFVLTEGGRKVEARRLGSPEPSSAPAARAEAWLSPFRGALVNVRRVRLVLPGELLSTDWHALPLDGAPLIERAEVVYSMDLAPRPVTPEGATAVVIADPTEDLPGARGSAGAVVAALEARGLRVVSLLGEAATHEAVRDALELPSVRLLHYAGHATFEGPDGLEASLRLARRGRFSVADVMALARVPAVVVLAGCDTARASEVDAAGGGLGLAQAFLLKGARAAVATPRPMGDALAEQATRLLYAEPIERDPAHALRAVTLALKKASPEADWTALRLLGE from the coding sequence CGCGCGCGAGCGCGAAGAGAACGAGCTCGCCGAGCTTTTGCGCCCGCTCGACAAGGCCGAACGAAGCGCGCTCGCCGACGCCGTGTTCGCCACGATCGACGCGAAGCGCGCGCCGGAAGAAGCCCGGCCGGCGCCGGTCGTCCCGATCGAGAGGCCCACAAAGGCCGGCGTGCGGCGGAGGTTCGGGTTCGTCGGGGCGCTCATCGCCGCGGCGCTCGGGGCGCTCGCGCTTTTCGTCCTCTTGCGCCGGGACGCGCCGGCCCCGATCGCGGCGTACACGCTCTCCGTCGAGGGAGGCAACCAGGCCGAGCGGGGGGACAGGCCGCCGGAAGACGTGGTGATCCGGCTGGATCCAGCCTCGCGGCTCTCGCTCGCGTTGCGGCCTGAATCGCCCGTGGCGGGGGCGATCGCGGTGCGTGGTTTTCTCGTGCGGGAGGGCGCCGCGAGGGCGTGGGAGCCGCCCATGGTCGTCGGGGCGGGCGGCGTCGTGCGGATCGAGGGGACCGCGGCGGCGCTCTTCGGGGACGTGCCCGAGGGCGCGTGGGACGTCGTTTTGCTCGTGGGCCGCCCCGAGGCGCTCCCGGACGAAGCGACGCTCGCCAAGGCGGCGGCGTCCGGAGAAAACCTCGCCGGGCTGTCGACCCATCGGCTGCGGATCACGCTCTCGCGGCCACGCGGGGCGCTCGGCGGGGGCGGGGAGAACGAGGGCGCGCCGAAGCATCGAGCTTCCCCGTGCGCCGCGGTCCCGGCGGAGGTTCTCCCGGACGCCCTGGTGCAGGCGGAGGCGGCGCGGAAGCGCGGTGAGCTCGATCGGGCTTCGTCGCTCGTGGAGGGCGTGCTCGTGCAGGGGGCGCCGGACGCGAGGCGGGCCGCGATCCGGCAAAAGGCACGGATCCTCATGGCCACGCGCGGGCGGTTCGACGAAGCGGCCACGCTTTTTCGGGAGGCCATCACGCAGGATCACGCGGCGGGGCGGCTCGCGGACGCGCTCGACGATACGTTCGCGCTTTCGTACGGGCTCCTGCTGGACAAACGCGCGTTCGGCGAGGCGCGGGCCTTGCTCGACGGGCTCGGGCCGCTTCTTTCGGCTTGCCCCGAGGGAGCGCCCAAGGCGGCTTATTACAAGGGCCTCCTCGGGATCGAGACGGGGGATCTGCGCGCGGCGCTGGCCTCGTTTTCGGCCGCGGCGGCGGGCGCGGAGCGGCTCGGGCTCGACGCGTATCGGAGCGCGGTGCTGGAGCAGGAGGCCGAGGTGCTCGCGGTGCTCGGGCGGCACGAGGAGGCGGCGGCGCGGCTCGGGCAGGCGCGGGCGCTCGCGGGGCCCTCGGCGGACGCGTGCCGGCGCGCGCAGCTCGCGAGCAATGCCGGGTGGATCGCGCTCCGGGCCTCCGCGCGATCGGGGCGCGGGCTCGACGAAGCAAAACGGGGGCTGGAAGAGGCGCTCGTGATCACGCGCGAGGGCTGCCCGGCGGGGCTCGGGAACGTGCTCGTGAATCTGGCGCTCGTCGAGCATGAGAGGGGGCGCGGCGAGGAAGCGCGGGCGCGTTTGGAGGAAGCGAAGCGCGCGGGCGGCTGGGCCGAGCTCGGCGGGTGGCAACGGATGATCGAGGCGCGGCTGCTCCTGTCCGAGGGAAAAGCCAAGGACGCGCTCGCGGTACACGAGGCGCTGCGGGCCGAGGGGGAGCGGCTGCTCTTGCCCGAGCTCGTCTTCGAGGGGGCGCTCGGCCGGGCGGAGGCGCTCGCGGCGCTCGGACAACGCGGGGAAGCGCGCGCGGCGTTCGTGGAGGCCGAGACGGCGCTCGCGGCGTGGGGGCGGGGCGTGCCGCTCGGCGAGGGGCGGGGGTCGTTCCTCTCGGCGCGGCAGCGCGGCGCGCGGCTCTGGGTGGAGTTCTTGCTCCGCGAGGCGGAGCGGGGCGACGCGCGGGCCGCGCGGGAAGCGATGGAGGCGGCGCGGCGGTCGCTCGCGGGGTTCGTTCAGGCCTTTCATTGGGTGAACCGCGTGGGCGTGCTCCCCGCGGAGGCGCGAAGGCGCTGGGACGAGGCGGTGGCGGCGTATCGGCACGAGCGCGCGGTGCTGGAGGAGAAGGCCGCGGCGCGCGGGCCGGGGGCGGGGGGGCTCGAACCGGAGCGGGCGGCGCTGCGGGGCGCGCTCGATCGGGCGCTCGCGGCGCTCGGCGCGGGCGAGGCGCAAGATGCGGCGCCGCCCTTGTCCGTTCCGGCCGCGGAGGAGGCGCTTTTCGTGGTGCATCCGGCGCACGAGGGCCTCGCGGGGTTCGTGCTGACGGAGGGCGGGCGGAAGGTGGAGGCCCGGCGGCTCGGATCGCCGGAGCCTTCGAGCGCGCCGGCCGCGCGCGCCGAGGCGTGGCTTTCGCCTTTTCGAGGCGCCCTCGTCAACGTGCGTCGTGTGCGTCTGGTGTTGCCGGGGGAGCTTTTGTCCACGGATTGGCACGCGCTCCCGCTGGATGGAGCGCCGCTGATCGAGCGCGCGGAGGTCGTGTATTCGATGGATCTCGCGCCGCGGCCCGTGACGCCCGAAGGCGCGACGGCCGTGGTGATCGCCGATCCGACCGAGGATCTGCCCGGCGCGCGCGGGAGCGCGGGGGCGGTCGTCGCCGCGCTGGAGGCCCGGGGCTTGCGTGTCGTCTCGCTCCTCGGCGAGGCCGCGACCCACGAGGCCGTGCGGGACGCGCTGGAGCTGCCCTCCGTGCGGCTCTTGCATTACGCGGGGCATGCCACGTTCGAGGGGCCGGACGGGCTCGAAGCCTCGCTCCGCCTCGCCCGTCGGGGTCGTTTTTCGGTGGCCGACGTGATGGCGCTGGCCCGTGTCCCCGCGGTCGTGGTGCTCGCGGGCTGTGACACCGCGCGCGCCTCCGAGGTCGACGCGGCCGGCGGGGGGCTCGGCCTCGCGCAGGCGTTCCTCTTGAAGGGGGCGCGTGCCGCCGTCGCGACGCCCCGCCCGATGGGTGACGCGCTCGCCGAGCAGGCGACGCGCCTCCTCTACGCAGAACCCATCGAGCGCGACCCGGCCCACGCCCTGCGCGCCGTGACCCTCGCCCTGAAAAAGGCGTCGCCCGAGGCCGACTGGACCGCCTTGCGTCTGCTCGGGGAGTGA
- a CDS encoding lamin tail domain-containing protein: MIYEELWDLDQAHEGCHVAARTAESTWIPEDADIKLDLQGCASGKRHVDLATRPLFAYVDPAVLRRPTYAALLALLDNYILDPYAPESESPEEEREIHDFLRIVARTPVMQRALVYIREELGHALSEANLQEHLRDLWFQTYTNHYNRRILEDASAFEHVFVGEGRYDPRRGIEALGELSGYHSWVKFYLDESHRRVNYLGYQCGVRHLDHHSAPSSVTLQMLLYYTDLSGTVRAELFKRIGGFFIGTSPAFDIAIGAVAFHESVAGLFEDNRRRIRIHDETYDLVLYRDVREDGSLGDHIRSLYPVFVGDGRADALEEGPAVIRPVRAALRNEGPVVIEEAMPNPDSGKEWIRLRNVSAEAIDLSGWTLRDRMARPAPLGGTIGAGEDIEIEVRRDVEGGMALGNRGGTILLYDRNTLVSAASYGPTRRGEAVRFRP, from the coding sequence ATGATCTACGAGGAGCTGTGGGACCTCGATCAGGCGCACGAGGGATGCCACGTCGCGGCCCGAACGGCCGAGAGCACGTGGATTCCGGAGGACGCCGACATCAAGCTCGATCTCCAGGGCTGCGCTTCCGGCAAGCGCCACGTGGACCTCGCGACGCGCCCGCTCTTCGCCTACGTCGATCCGGCCGTCCTGCGCAGGCCGACGTATGCGGCGCTCCTCGCTCTCCTCGACAATTACATCCTCGACCCGTACGCCCCGGAGAGCGAGTCGCCGGAAGAAGAGCGGGAGATCCACGATTTCCTTCGAATCGTCGCCCGGACGCCCGTGATGCAACGAGCGCTCGTGTACATTCGCGAGGAGCTCGGGCACGCGCTCTCCGAGGCGAATCTCCAGGAACACCTGCGGGACCTCTGGTTTCAGACCTACACGAACCATTATAACCGCCGTATTCTGGAGGACGCCTCGGCGTTCGAGCACGTCTTCGTGGGGGAAGGCCGGTACGATCCACGTCGCGGCATCGAGGCGCTGGGCGAGCTCTCCGGGTACCATTCGTGGGTCAAGTTTTACCTGGACGAGTCCCACCGGCGCGTAAACTATCTGGGATACCAGTGCGGCGTGCGCCACCTCGACCATCACTCGGCGCCGAGCTCGGTGACGCTCCAGATGCTCTTGTACTACACCGACCTATCGGGGACGGTGCGAGCCGAGCTGTTCAAGAGGATCGGCGGATTCTTCATCGGCACGAGCCCCGCGTTCGACATCGCCATCGGCGCCGTCGCTTTCCACGAGAGCGTGGCAGGCCTCTTCGAGGACAACCGGCGGCGCATCCGGATCCACGACGAGACCTACGATCTCGTCCTTTACCGCGACGTCCGTGAAGACGGCTCCCTCGGCGACCACATTCGATCCCTTTATCCGGTCTTCGTCGGGGACGGCAGGGCCGATGCGCTGGAGGAAGGGCCTGCCGTGATCCGGCCCGTACGAGCGGCTCTACGCAACGAGGGGCCGGTCGTCATCGAGGAGGCGATGCCGAACCCTGACAGCGGGAAGGAATGGATTCGCCTCCGCAACGTGTCCGCGGAGGCCATTGATCTTTCGGGCTGGACCTTGCGGGATCGCATGGCGCGCCCCGCGCCGCTCGGAGGGACGATCGGTGCGGGCGAGGACATCGAGATCGAGGTGCGCCGCGACGTCGAAGGGGGCATGGCGCTCGGCAATCGCGGCGGGACCATCCTCCTTTATGACCGGAACACGCTCGTCTCCGCGGCGAGCTACGGCCCCACCCGGCGGGGCGAGGCCGTCCGATTCCGCCCTTGA
- a CDS encoding cytochrome P450, giving the protein MTFRYNVLSPEFRTHPYPVYAEMRRDAPVCQVDPGGMWAVTRHDDVLFVLKHPELFSSRGFGLAVNPPWLGGNPFADSMITMDPPQHGRLRALVSKAFGTFAMARVEPRVRAFAEQAVAELPLGEPVDIMPPYALRIPAFVIGDLMGLSPSLHARLKRWADLITGGVTTVRPDEHDRMQLARDAVADLRRYFGELLEERRAAPAEDLVSDLLAAKVDGEALTEDELIAFMTLLLVGGIETAVNMLGTSLVILLERPELWEKLRADRSLLPAFIDEVLRYEPPLHAVPRTTTAEVELGGVTLPKGAPLLVMVGSANRDESQFPDAGHFNLERPGAKNLPFGHGVHFCLGAQLARMEGRLALEALFDRARRISPGPEPMAWHRTLLVRGPGSLPIVLHSA; this is encoded by the coding sequence ATGACGTTCCGTTACAACGTGCTCTCGCCGGAGTTCCGGACCCATCCCTACCCGGTTTATGCGGAGATGCGCCGCGACGCGCCCGTATGTCAGGTGGACCCGGGTGGCATGTGGGCCGTCACGCGGCACGACGACGTCCTCTTCGTGCTCAAGCATCCCGAGCTCTTTTCCTCGCGCGGCTTTGGCCTGGCGGTGAACCCGCCGTGGCTCGGCGGCAATCCGTTCGCCGATTCGATGATCACCATGGATCCGCCCCAGCACGGGCGGCTCCGCGCGCTCGTCTCGAAGGCCTTTGGCACCTTCGCCATGGCGCGGGTGGAGCCACGCGTGCGGGCATTTGCCGAGCAAGCCGTCGCCGAGCTGCCGCTCGGAGAGCCCGTCGATATCATGCCGCCTTATGCCCTGCGAATTCCGGCCTTCGTCATCGGCGACCTGATGGGGCTCTCCCCCTCGCTTCACGCGCGCCTCAAGCGATGGGCGGACCTCATCACCGGCGGCGTCACCACGGTGCGTCCGGACGAACACGATCGCATGCAGCTCGCCCGCGACGCCGTGGCGGACCTGCGGCGTTATTTCGGCGAGCTCTTGGAAGAACGCCGGGCCGCGCCCGCCGAGGATCTCGTGAGTGACCTGCTCGCGGCCAAGGTCGACGGCGAGGCCCTGACCGAGGACGAGCTGATTGCCTTCATGACCTTGCTCCTCGTGGGCGGCATCGAGACCGCGGTGAACATGCTCGGCACCTCGCTCGTGATCCTCCTCGAACGGCCGGAGCTTTGGGAGAAGCTACGCGCGGATCGGTCGCTCCTCCCTGCCTTCATCGACGAGGTGCTGCGGTACGAGCCGCCGCTCCACGCGGTGCCCCGCACGACGACCGCGGAGGTCGAGCTCGGCGGCGTGACATTGCCCAAAGGCGCGCCGCTGCTCGTGATGGTCGGCTCGGCCAACCGCGACGAATCCCAGTTCCCGGACGCGGGCCACTTCAACCTGGAGCGGCCCGGCGCGAAGAACCTGCCCTTCGGCCACGGCGTGCATTTTTGCCTCGGCGCGCAGCTCGCGCGCATGGAGGGGCGCCTCGCGCTGGAGGCGCTCTTCGATCGCGCGCGCCGCATCTCCCCCGGCCCCGAGCCGATGGCCTGGCACCGCACGCTTTTGGTGCGTGGCCCCGGCTCGTTGCCCATCGTGCTGCATTCCGCCTGA
- a CDS encoding DUF2169 family type VI secretion system accessory protein: protein MEIITLPPVLTGSVTWQEQPGQWSLTVVCKLTYALKPGTSIVATEPEGINERDNHWDDDPGKCVYAPSDLAPTKPRPEVVLVGSAFAPRREPVRSLFARLVVADVDKSIEVLGARTVTRDGAVSEGPKWTQMPLRYERAAGGEDSWNPVGIDPSVVDAYGRRTLPNLKPPGLMDADVSRPIPPVGFGPIASRWLVRSAKLGALVGAFANNTWTETPLGMDFDGSYFQSAPPDQLVSELRPDEPLLLENMHPEIERFSTRLPGIKPRMRVEIEGLPPWEPDLVPDTLWIDTNRAIASLTFRAQIPLDGRDQPGRIFIGVEYPGEPARFPEPPRATPEPAPSIEDDDDLDLTQTTADSLQGLGMNPLPFKASPALPFAAPGLAAPPPPPKAPPPKAPPPQVPPPQVPPEDQQDTAVFVETIPRHAIPTWLAGTKTPAPAPAPAPPRTTPPPVVAPPPPMAAPPPPPLTTPPQTHLAPAPLRPQAPSLPGVVVPHSAPPAPALPMQPPPVARPAGTTVGQAAVLAAQKARPAPEAPPPAAPPAPIEKDRSRPAKTDPRVLATAAFLGAAEASHAAAATAPAEDEREKERRDKPAAAAPTTAGFLVDLLWFAPELPPRLSEQETWKPLIEPAAPAPEEPANEASEDPWNDEDPEAPPPKPRKKPERKKEKTPEEKAKDDKSRVSKVLTRATPTLDVENALFSAVNDDGVLEPPLLVVAGDLEFPFDEIELLEVLSSAAAPLAVGDKKLKETLDLANEARGTPLGSSAEVAASFSLRVREAWAKANRMLPPDYLDVHSRRVLLERRKYQNASSPAPNGSGRCSTDRWRTKASRPTCRSTSRRSCRSFRGSRPASSP from the coding sequence ATGGAGATCATCACCCTCCCGCCCGTTCTCACGGGCTCTGTCACGTGGCAGGAGCAGCCGGGGCAATGGTCGCTCACGGTCGTCTGCAAGCTGACGTACGCGCTCAAGCCCGGCACGTCGATCGTGGCGACCGAGCCCGAGGGCATCAACGAGCGCGACAACCACTGGGACGACGACCCGGGCAAATGCGTTTATGCCCCGAGCGACCTCGCGCCCACCAAGCCCCGGCCGGAGGTCGTGCTCGTCGGCAGCGCGTTCGCGCCGCGGCGGGAGCCCGTGCGTTCGCTCTTCGCGAGGCTCGTCGTCGCGGACGTCGACAAATCGATCGAGGTCCTCGGCGCGCGCACGGTCACGAGGGACGGCGCCGTCTCGGAGGGGCCCAAATGGACGCAGATGCCCCTCCGCTACGAGCGCGCCGCCGGCGGCGAGGATTCGTGGAATCCCGTCGGGATCGACCCGTCCGTCGTCGACGCGTACGGGCGGCGTACCTTGCCAAACCTGAAGCCCCCCGGGCTCATGGATGCGGACGTCTCCCGCCCGATCCCCCCGGTCGGGTTCGGCCCCATTGCTTCGCGGTGGCTCGTCCGCAGCGCCAAGCTCGGCGCGCTCGTGGGGGCGTTCGCGAACAACACCTGGACCGAGACGCCGCTCGGGATGGACTTCGACGGCTCGTATTTCCAGAGCGCGCCGCCGGATCAGCTCGTCTCCGAGCTGCGGCCGGACGAGCCCCTTTTGCTCGAAAACATGCACCCGGAGATCGAGCGATTCTCCACGCGCCTGCCGGGGATCAAGCCGCGCATGCGCGTGGAGATCGAAGGCCTGCCGCCCTGGGAGCCCGATCTCGTCCCCGACACCTTGTGGATAGACACGAACCGCGCCATCGCGAGCCTCACGTTCCGCGCGCAAATCCCCCTCGACGGCCGTGATCAGCCGGGCCGCATCTTCATCGGGGTCGAGTACCCGGGCGAACCCGCGCGTTTCCCCGAACCGCCCCGCGCCACGCCCGAACCGGCGCCTTCGATAGAAGACGATGACGATCTCGATCTCACGCAGACGACGGCCGACAGCCTCCAGGGCCTCGGCATGAATCCCCTGCCCTTCAAGGCCTCGCCGGCCTTGCCCTTCGCTGCCCCGGGCCTGGCCGCTCCGCCGCCGCCCCCCAAAGCGCCGCCCCCCAAAGCGCCGCCTCCCCAAGTGCCGCCTCCCCAAGTGCCGCCCGAAGATCAGCAGGACACCGCGGTGTTCGTCGAGACCATTCCTCGTCATGCAATACCGACGTGGCTCGCCGGGACGAAGACGCCCGCGCCTGCGCCTGCGCCCGCGCCGCCCAGGACCACGCCGCCGCCGGTCGTGGCCCCACCGCCGCCCATGGCAGCGCCGCCGCCTCCTCCCCTGACGACGCCGCCGCAGACGCACCTCGCGCCCGCGCCTTTGCGCCCGCAGGCCCCGTCACTCCCGGGCGTCGTCGTCCCGCATTCGGCGCCGCCCGCGCCCGCCCTCCCGATGCAGCCGCCGCCCGTCGCGCGCCCTGCCGGCACCACGGTGGGGCAAGCGGCGGTGCTCGCCGCGCAAAAGGCGCGCCCCGCGCCCGAGGCCCCGCCGCCCGCCGCGCCGCCGGCCCCGATCGAAAAGGACCGTTCGCGCCCCGCCAAGACCGATCCGCGTGTCCTCGCCACAGCGGCATTCCTCGGCGCGGCCGAGGCCTCCCATGCCGCCGCCGCAACAGCGCCCGCGGAGGACGAACGCGAAAAGGAGCGGCGCGACAAACCCGCTGCCGCGGCGCCGACGACCGCGGGTTTTCTCGTTGATCTCCTGTGGTTCGCGCCCGAGCTTCCCCCGCGGCTCTCCGAACAGGAAACCTGGAAGCCCCTTATCGAACCAGCGGCGCCTGCTCCCGAAGAGCCCGCCAACGAGGCCTCCGAGGACCCGTGGAACGACGAGGATCCGGAGGCTCCGCCGCCCAAGCCTCGCAAGAAGCCCGAGCGCAAGAAAGAAAAGACCCCGGAGGAAAAAGCGAAGGACGACAAATCCCGCGTCTCCAAGGTCCTCACGCGGGCCACGCCCACGCTCGACGTGGAGAATGCGCTCTTCTCGGCGGTCAACGACGACGGCGTGCTCGAACCACCGCTCCTCGTCGTCGCGGGGGATCTCGAATTCCCCTTCGACGAAATCGAGCTCCTCGAAGTCTTGTCGAGCGCGGCCGCGCCGCTCGCGGTGGGCGACAAGAAACTCAAGGAGACGCTCGATCTCGCGAACGAGGCGCGCGGCACACCACTCGGCAGCTCCGCCGAGGTCGCAGCGAGCTTCTCGCTCCGCGTGCGCGAGGCGTGGGCGAAGGCAAACCGCATGCTCCCGCCCGATTACCTCGACGTGCATTCGCGGCGGGTGCTGCTCGAGCGACGCAAGTACCAGAACGCGAGCTCTCCGGCGCCGAATGGATCCGGGCGTTGCTCCACGGACCGATGGCGGACAAAGGCATCCCGACCTACCTGCCGATCGACCTCGCGAAGAAGCTGCCGCTCTTTTCGAGGTTCTCGGCCCGCCTCATCGCCTTAG
- a CDS encoding S8 family serine peptidase: MSRFLSSRLGLSLVVLGAVLAPGFACVPTPAPCPPAEDDAGCTGQRWISIGNPSAPCPADSLGIWAEEKLFKGPVGGPPPALARYCVYEWTGARVNGPGATQCLPYGPNGPGDDEINHLQTVVAAGAELGEDCIDTAPLGFEEDAAGWARKSLNRRAGGVDSLAPSAMDPTLPRPVRVVVADTSPDALSGGIAVGQSRHGDTVAHVARDLACPNSEAAPCAAHVTTALGLPREDLANPLVTSPAQGGFFGTEGDLAQAIERSVLSWRTEVAAGQGDPRLVINLSVGWEDDPERSNCAPEKLAQNPDLLAPPARAVLDAMRYAACHGALLLAAAGNDTGGPTPPSGLVCPARWEVISTPDAATCDALVGAKFIAAWAERWPNFPRRPASAQAYDRVVYAVGGVDYNDAPLVPPRPLARPRIAALGLLAAGWDMSSNAAVTPNTNGQPPTAPPLLTGTSVATAVASAIAAGRWAYNPAATAPEILDAIYQSGVVLQQNGSNIRADPDTCVGTNDCAVRRLSLCRALGVPCDDAAPVGAQNDPLPNPALASTLLTTLAGEFNAALVAQASFPDTLSIPSTRHPTVAASPWTFPQPNWPACPACVLAVNGPNDVVLYARPGVTMTDLTLVLVDRQGSLRSARVAATAQRNDALRIAITQQTGFSVAGTRSVWLSGTARTQSGTPVSVVQQIAVTGL; encoded by the coding sequence GTGTCCCGCTTCCTGTCGTCCCGCCTCGGGCTTTCCTTGGTCGTCCTCGGCGCCGTGCTCGCCCCCGGATTCGCCTGCGTCCCCACGCCTGCGCCGTGTCCTCCCGCGGAGGACGACGCCGGCTGCACCGGCCAGCGCTGGATCTCCATCGGGAATCCCAGCGCCCCTTGTCCCGCCGATTCCCTCGGCATATGGGCGGAGGAAAAGCTCTTCAAGGGGCCGGTGGGCGGCCCTCCGCCCGCGCTCGCGCGGTATTGCGTCTACGAGTGGACCGGCGCGCGCGTGAACGGCCCGGGCGCGACGCAATGCTTGCCGTACGGCCCGAATGGACCGGGGGATGACGAGATCAATCACCTCCAGACGGTCGTCGCGGCGGGCGCGGAGCTCGGCGAGGACTGCATCGACACGGCGCCGCTCGGCTTCGAGGAGGACGCCGCGGGCTGGGCGCGCAAATCGCTCAATCGACGGGCTGGCGGCGTCGATTCGCTGGCGCCGTCCGCCATGGATCCCACGCTCCCGCGCCCGGTACGGGTCGTTGTCGCCGACACGTCGCCCGACGCGCTCTCCGGAGGCATTGCCGTCGGCCAGAGCCGGCACGGCGATACCGTGGCGCACGTCGCCCGTGATCTCGCGTGTCCAAACAGCGAGGCGGCCCCTTGCGCGGCCCACGTCACGACGGCGCTCGGTTTGCCCCGCGAAGACCTCGCGAATCCCCTGGTCACCTCGCCGGCGCAGGGCGGGTTTTTCGGCACGGAGGGGGATCTCGCGCAGGCCATCGAGCGGAGCGTGCTCTCCTGGCGTACCGAGGTCGCCGCGGGGCAGGGTGATCCGCGGCTCGTCATCAATCTGAGCGTCGGCTGGGAGGACGATCCGGAGCGGAGCAATTGCGCGCCCGAAAAGCTCGCGCAGAATCCCGATTTGCTCGCGCCGCCCGCGCGCGCCGTGCTCGATGCGATGCGGTATGCCGCGTGCCACGGCGCGCTCCTCCTCGCGGCCGCGGGCAACGATACCGGCGGCCCCACGCCGCCGAGCGGCCTCGTGTGTCCTGCGCGCTGGGAGGTGATCTCGACGCCCGACGCGGCGACGTGCGACGCGCTCGTCGGCGCCAAGTTCATCGCGGCGTGGGCCGAGCGATGGCCGAACTTCCCGCGCAGGCCCGCGTCCGCGCAGGCCTACGATCGCGTCGTGTATGCCGTCGGCGGCGTCGATTACAACGACGCCCCCCTCGTCCCGCCGCGCCCGCTCGCGCGCCCGCGCATCGCGGCCCTCGGCCTGCTCGCGGCCGGCTGGGATATGTCGTCGAATGCCGCGGTCACGCCCAATACGAACGGGCAACCCCCCACGGCGCCGCCGCTCTTGACGGGCACGTCCGTCGCGACGGCGGTCGCCAGCGCGATCGCCGCGGGCAGGTGGGCGTACAACCCCGCGGCCACAGCGCCCGAGATCCTCGACGCGATCTATCAATCGGGCGTCGTGCTCCAGCAAAACGGCTCGAACATCCGCGCGGATCCGGATACGTGCGTCGGGACGAACGACTGCGCCGTGCGCCGCCTCTCCTTGTGCCGTGCCCTCGGCGTGCCTTGCGACGACGCCGCGCCCGTGGGGGCACAGAATGATCCGTTGCCCAATCCGGCCCTGGCGTCCACGCTCTTGACCACGCTCGCGGGGGAGTTCAATGCGGCGCTCGTCGCGCAGGCGTCGTTCCCGGACACGTTGTCCATTCCGAGCACACGCCACCCGACGGTCGCCGCCTCGCCGTGGACGTTCCCGCAGCCGAACTGGCCTGCGTGCCCGGCTTGCGTGCTGGCCGTGAATGGCCCGAACGACGTGGTCCTTTATGCGAGGCCTGGCGTCACGATGACCGACCTCACGCTCGTGCTCGTCGATCGCCAGGGCAGCCTTCGCTCGGCGCGCGTGGCGGCCACGGCGCAGCGGAATGATGCCCTGCGGATCGCGATCACGCAGCAGACCGGGTTTTCCGTGGCCGGCACGCGCAGCGTGTGGCTGTCGGGGACGGCGAGGACGCAGAGCGGGACCCCGGTCTCCGTCGTCCAGCAAATCGCGGTGACCGGGCTCTGA